In the genome of Chloroflexota bacterium, the window CATAGAGGCCGTGCTCCGTTACGACGAGCCGGCCGCTGACCGGGGCACCGGCCGGGATGATCCGGACCGGCTCGCCGGTGGCCCGGTCGATGACGTGGACCTCCCCTGCATCGTTGCCGATATAAACGGAGCGGCCTGCCGCCGCCGGGGCAGAATGGATGAGCGCTCCGGTGTCGTACTCCCACAGCAGGGTCCCAT includes:
- a CDS encoding PQQ-binding-like beta-propeller repeat protein, with the translated sequence GTLLWEYDTGALIHSAPAAAGRSVYIGNDAGEVHVIDRATGEPVRIIPAGAPVSGRLVVTEHGLYVTSEETGTLIALR